The following are from one region of the Bacteroidales bacterium genome:
- a CDS encoding acyl-CoA dehydrogenase family protein, with protein MVDFSLTKEQQELIEKHKDFAERVIVPVRAKYDVSGEFPWEVVKKAYDEGLINSQISKEFGGEGLNIFDASLGSEELGAVCAGIGISIDANMLALTPWVVSANDEQLKRFMGRLNEEKGAAAYCLTEPNAGSDVAGIKSNAIKKGDKYILNGHKRFITNGEAATYLTVFAQADPERGARSLSCFVVPTDLPGVEILPRLDKMGQRGSVQNEIKFHNVEVPVENLIGREGEGFLIGMKTFDRTRTGVAALSVGIARSAYEISKEWAKNRIQFGKPVTANQGVSFMLAEMATKVELARLMTWKAAWYYEQGLKTPGTYSAMAKYFASDVAMEVTTDAVQVMGGDGYSREFGVEKMMRDAKLCQIYEGTNQVQRLVISKGILK; from the coding sequence ATGGTAGATTTTTCATTAACAAAAGAACAACAAGAATTAATAGAAAAGCATAAAGATTTTGCCGAAAGAGTAATAGTGCCGGTAAGAGCAAAATATGATGTGTCCGGAGAATTTCCTTGGGAAGTAGTGAAAAAGGCTTATGATGAAGGATTAATAAATTCACAAATCTCGAAAGAATTCGGCGGAGAAGGACTGAATATTTTTGATGCTTCATTAGGTTCGGAAGAATTAGGAGCAGTATGTGCAGGGATCGGAATAAGTATTGATGCAAATATGCTCGCATTAACTCCGTGGGTAGTTTCGGCAAATGACGAACAACTCAAAAGATTTATGGGTCGTTTAAATGAAGAAAAAGGAGCAGCAGCTTATTGCTTGACAGAACCGAATGCAGGCTCGGATGTTGCCGGAATAAAATCTAACGCAATAAAAAAAGGAGATAAATATATTCTTAACGGACATAAGCGTTTCATTACCAACGGAGAAGCAGCCACATACTTAACCGTATTTGCTCAAGCCGATCCCGAAAGAGGAGCAAGAAGTTTATCATGTTTTGTAGTTCCTACAGATTTACCCGGAGTTGAAATATTACCTCGTTTAGACAAAATGGGACAAAGAGGTTCCGTGCAAAACGAAATTAAATTTCATAATGTTGAAGTTCCGGTTGAAAATCTTATAGGAAGAGAAGGAGAAGGTTTTCTTATAGGAATGAAAACTTTTGACAGAACAAGAACCGGTGTTGCTGCCTTAAGTGTAGGAATTGCCAGATCTGCTTATGAAATCTCAAAAGAATGGGCAAAAAACAGAATCCAGTTCGGAAAACCCGTAACGGCAAACCAAGGTGTATCATTTATGCTTGCTGAAATGGCTACAAAAGTTGAACTTGCAAGATTAATGACATGGAAAGCTGCTTGGTATTACGAGCAAGGCTTAAAAACTCCGGGAACTTATTCGGCAATGGCAAAATATTTTGCTTCAGATGTTGCAATGGAAGTTACAACGGATGCTGTTCAGGTTATGGGCGGCGACGGTTATTCAAGGGAATTCGGTGTTGAAAAAATGATGCGTGATGCAAAATTATGTCAAATATATGAAGGAACAAACCAAGTGCAACGTTTGGTAATTTCTAAGGGCATATTAAAGTAA
- a CDS encoding hemerythrin domain-containing protein yields MSDLITILVEEHNSLKLLLSEVYDYISSEKKKIEFVKKLKTILVAHIDKEDKELYPFLNKEAETDESLKRKLASFAKDWKEISIFANNYFERYCENNFDANFTADTAKLLSTLRQRMIKEEVSLFSEYRKRM; encoded by the coding sequence ATGTCTGATTTAATTACAATATTAGTTGAAGAACACAATTCATTAAAATTGTTATTGTCAGAGGTTTACGATTATATTTCTTCCGAGAAGAAAAAAATTGAGTTTGTTAAAAAACTAAAAACAATTCTTGTTGCACATATTGATAAAGAAGATAAAGAATTGTATCCTTTTTTGAATAAAGAAGCAGAAACAGATGAAAGTTTAAAAAGAAAATTAGCATCCTTTGCAAAAGATTGGAAAGAAATATCAATTTTTGCAAATAATTATTTTGAGAGATATTGCGAAAATAATTTTGATGCGAATTTTACTGCTGATACCGCAAAGCTATTATCAACATTAAGGCAACGAATGATTAAAGAGGAAGTAAGTTTGTTCAGCGAATACAGAAAAAGGATGTAG
- a CDS encoding glycosyltransferase codes for MYLQQIIKQFEDKEPILNPDLTNENHLIKIQELADNLYSETKIIEEIKALEEEMIKEKNAYSLISHSAIKITKSKQILSETKDKIHLTIIFAVYKEHYRILTKEEHEHGEDFLMRKIKQMEDLTGDFENISWDMIIVDDGCPENSGKIAEKILKDRYKGNNVEVLYLQDAINSKNPVVKNIKTTDDSRKGGSVEYGMWYAANKNIKNHIIIYTDADLSTHLGQCGLLVDGIVNDKKNVAIASRREPESVVLKTGNRNVRGKLFIYFWKRMLRRLNYIVDTQCGFKAFKAEIVNKIILDTIEKKFAFDIELLLKTDILKRESIKKVPIAWIDSAKESTTTDLQPYLDMLKAITKMYHKYVTANAGSHLYAYFVKSLTEEQWNILENHVPEGIQIKSPVHYDIYSETTVDDFKKIIERYSKTENK; via the coding sequence ATGTATTTACAACAAATAATTAAACAATTTGAGGATAAAGAACCGATTCTGAATCCTGATTTAACCAATGAAAATCATCTGATTAAGATTCAAGAGCTTGCTGATAATTTGTACAGCGAAACAAAAATTATTGAAGAAATTAAAGCTTTAGAGGAAGAAATGATAAAGGAAAAAAATGCTTATTCATTAATTTCTCATTCTGCAATAAAAATTACCAAGTCTAAACAAATTCTTTCCGAGACAAAAGATAAAATCCATCTTACAATTATTTTTGCAGTTTATAAAGAACACTACAGAATTCTTACAAAAGAAGAACATGAACACGGCGAAGATTTTTTGATGAGAAAAATCAAGCAAATGGAAGATTTAACCGGAGATTTTGAGAATATTTCATGGGATATGATTATTGTTGATGACGGTTGCCCTGAAAACAGCGGTAAAATTGCCGAAAAAATTTTAAAAGACAGATATAAAGGAAATAATGTTGAAGTTTTATATTTACAAGATGCCATTAACAGCAAAAATCCTGTCGTAAAAAATATAAAAACAACCGATGACAGCAGAAAAGGAGGCTCCGTTGAATACGGAATGTGGTATGCTGCAAATAAAAATATTAAAAATCATATTATTATTTATACCGATGCCGATTTATCAACACATTTAGGGCAATGCGGTTTGTTAGTTGACGGAATTGTTAACGATAAAAAGAACGTTGCAATTGCATCTCGAAGAGAACCTGAATCAGTAGTCTTAAAAACAGGCAACCGAAATGTAAGAGGAAAATTGTTTATTTATTTTTGGAAACGAATGCTTCGCAGATTAAATTATATTGTAGATACACAATGTGGTTTTAAAGCATTCAAAGCAGAAATTGTAAACAAAATTATTTTAGATACAATAGAAAAGAAATTTGCATTTGACATAGAACTTCTGTTAAAAACAGATATTTTAAAACGAGAGTCCATTAAAAAAGTTCCTATTGCATGGATTGACAGTGCAAAAGAATCAACAACAACAGATTTACAACCTTACTTAGATATGTTAAAAGCAATTACAAAAATGTATCATAAATATGTTACTGCAAATGCAGGATCACATTTGTACGCTTATTTTGTAAAATCTCTGACAGAAGAGCAATGGAATATACTGGAAAATCATGTTCCGGAAGGAATTCAAATTAAATCACCGGTTCATTACGACATTTATTCAGAAACAACAGTAGATGATTTTAAAAAAATAATTGAACGATATTCAAAAACCGAAAATAAATAA
- a CDS encoding FKBP-type peptidyl-prolyl cis-trans isomerase has product MNSILKIKALLFLLIIVFSACKPEDATKQPVNNKNRVEDTLIKANRFLLERDKELIDSYVKRRGWKMQTAESGLWYDIYKKTAGQKIKAGDIIKYNYSIELLDGTLCYSSDSTGSAQVKIGQTGKESGLEKGFLMMRTGEKAHFILPPHMAHGLIGDMERIPSRSTIVYDVEVLELIDF; this is encoded by the coding sequence ATGAATTCTATTCTTAAAATAAAAGCACTGCTATTTTTATTAATTATTGTTTTTTCGGCATGTAAGCCGGAAGATGCTACAAAGCAACCCGTTAATAATAAAAATCGAGTTGAAGATACTTTAATAAAAGCAAATCGTTTTTTGTTGGAAAGAGACAAAGAGCTGATAGATAGTTATGTAAAAAGAAGAGGGTGGAAGATGCAAACTGCAGAATCCGGTTTGTGGTATGATATTTATAAAAAAACGGCAGGACAAAAAATAAAAGCCGGAGATATAATAAAATATAATTACAGTATTGAATTGCTTGACGGAACTTTATGTTACAGTTCGGATTCTACCGGTTCGGCACAGGTTAAAATAGGTCAAACCGGAAAAGAGAGCGGTTTAGAAAAAGGTTTTTTAATGATGCGAACAGGAGAAAAGGCACATTTTATTTTACCTCCGCACATGGCACACGGGCTAATAGGAGATATGGAGAGGATTCCTTCACGCTCAACAATTGTTTATGATGTTGAGGTTTTGGAATTGATTGATTTTTAG
- a CDS encoding nucleoside-diphosphate kinase: MGNITLTMVKPTAYKKGFAASILAKITDAGFRIQAMKTLQLSKAQAEKFYEVHKERPFYGELTDFMSSGPIVAAVLEKDNAVEDYRKLIGATNPENAEEGTIRKLYATNIQENAVHGSDSDENAETEASFFFAKNERFNADGGLV, from the coding sequence ATGGGAAACATTACATTAACAATGGTTAAGCCTACTGCATATAAAAAAGGATTTGCAGCAAGCATATTAGCAAAAATAACAGATGCAGGTTTCAGAATTCAAGCTATGAAAACCTTACAGCTGAGCAAAGCACAAGCCGAAAAATTTTACGAAGTTCATAAAGAAAGACCTTTTTACGGTGAACTGACCGATTTTATGAGTTCAGGACCTATTGTAGCTGCCGTATTAGAAAAAGATAATGCCGTTGAAGATTACAGAAAACTAATTGGTGCAACAAATCCTGAAAATGCGGAAGAAGGAACAATCAGAAAATTATATGCAACAAACATTCAAGAAAATGCTGTTCACGGTTCCGACAGTGACGAAAATGCAGAAACTGAAGCATCTTTTTTCTTTGCAAAAAATGAACGATTTAATGCAGACGGAGGTTTAGTTTAA
- the rpsR gene encoding 30S ribosomal protein S18 codes for MADKSIRYLTPVAVDTKKEKYCRFLKHKIKYVDYKDANFLRQFLNEQGKILPRRLTGTSLKYQRKVSKAVKRARQLAILPYVTDLMK; via the coding sequence ATGGCAGACAAAAGCATTAGATATCTTACACCCGTAGCGGTTGATACAAAAAAAGAAAAATATTGCAGATTTTTAAAACATAAAATTAAATATGTTGACTATAAAGATGCTAATTTCCTCAGACAATTTTTAAATGAGCAAGGAAAAATATTACCGAGAAGATTAACAGGAACATCTTTAAAATATCAACGTAAAGTTTCAAAAGCAGTAAAAAGAGCAAGACAACTTGCAATTTTGCCTTATGTAACTGATTTAATGAAATAA
- the rpsF gene encoding 30S ribosomal protein S6 has protein sequence MNQYETVFIITPVLSDDQVKEAVTKFKKILTDGGAEITVEENWGLRKLAYPIKHKTTGFYNLIEFKAEGALVNKLETEFRRDEKIIRFLTFKMDKYAVAYSDKKKKLKKEETN, from the coding sequence ATGAATCAGTACGAAACCGTTTTCATTATTACTCCCGTTTTATCTGATGATCAGGTAAAGGAAGCGGTCACTAAATTCAAAAAAATTCTCACCGACGGAGGTGCAGAAATTACAGTTGAAGAAAATTGGGGTTTAAGAAAATTAGCTTATCCCATTAAACACAAAACAACAGGTTTTTATAACTTAATCGAGTTCAAAGCCGAAGGTGCTCTTGTTAACAAGTTAGAAACAGAATTCAGAAGGGATGAAAAAATTATCCGTTTTTTAACTTTTAAAATGGATAAATATGCTGTTGCATATTCTGATAAAAAGAAAAAATTAAAAAAAGAAGAAACTAACTAA
- a CDS encoding TonB-dependent receptor, with protein MKKFSFLLLFLLPIFVNAQTINIKGIVTDENNKILPFISIFTEDNKYETYSNASGEYSIDIPSSYNKLYFKQPDFEPIIVNIPKNDNQIVINIKLGTSDQIGVVIIEAEKINASGIVTVDSKIADILPSVSGGIESILSKIGMGVTGSRNELSSKYSVRGGSFDENLVYVNGIEIYRPQLVRSGQQEGLSFINPKLVSDAKFSSGGFESKYGGKMSSVLDITYKQAKKREFTTSISLLGASAHYQDISKNKKFSHISGFRYKTTRYMLNTLETEGEYNPNFIDFQTFWTYYFNSKFSINFLANISDNNFHFIPTSGTTNFGSIQSLKSLYISYFGQESDRFFSNTEAISVNYHPHKDLNFTLSFSGFNAYESETFDIIGFYSLNELNKDIGSETAGDSILNLGNGAYMRHARNYLNILSFSTMQTGYYKTEKHYFNWGLIYKYENINDKIDEWNLEDSASYSMPVNSDNLLVSENIKAENEIINQRFTAYIQDKLNFESFRFQYEFVGGIRANYSTFSEEFLLSPRIAVAAKSFNKNKHVFRFSSGIFNQPVFYKEIRDFSGQVVKDKSAQKSVHYVFGYNFKFKALGRNMKLFTEIYYKDLKNIIPFEMDNVRVRYYADVRTSGYVAGIDTKLMGDFVPGLDSWFSMSVLKTEEMVNTVSNGADTLYYIPRPTDQRFTANLFIQDYVPGNENFKAHLNLVYGSSFPFGFPKNIERKAISRSAPYHRVDLGASAVLIKEDKIYTNKFLKNIKSLWLTVEIFNMLDIQNTISYRWIHVVPNTSVAANNVNNSYPVPVKLTGRRFNLKFTLRI; from the coding sequence ATGAAGAAATTCAGTTTTCTGTTACTTTTTTTATTGCCGATTTTTGTAAATGCACAGACAATCAATATTAAAGGAATAGTTACAGACGAGAATAATAAAATTTTACCTTTTATAAGTATTTTTACTGAAGATAATAAATATGAAACTTATTCGAATGCTTCCGGTGAATATTCAATAGACATTCCTTCTTCATATAATAAATTATATTTTAAACAACCGGATTTTGAACCGATTATTGTTAATATTCCGAAAAATGACAATCAAATTGTTATTAATATTAAATTAGGAACTTCTGACCAAATAGGTGTTGTTATTATTGAAGCCGAGAAAATAAATGCTTCGGGGATTGTTACCGTAGATTCTAAAATAGCAGATATTTTGCCTTCCGTTTCCGGAGGAATTGAAAGTATTCTCTCCAAAATAGGAATGGGAGTTACAGGCTCAAGAAATGAATTAAGTTCAAAATATTCAGTAAGAGGAGGAAGTTTTGACGAAAACCTGGTTTATGTTAACGGAATTGAGATATACAGACCTCAATTAGTTAGATCGGGACAACAAGAAGGTTTAAGTTTCATTAATCCGAAATTAGTAAGTGATGCAAAGTTTTCATCAGGCGGGTTTGAATCTAAATACGGAGGCAAAATGTCGTCTGTGCTTGACATCACATATAAACAAGCAAAAAAAAGAGAATTTACAACTTCAATAAGCTTACTGGGAGCATCAGCTCATTACCAAGATATTTCAAAAAATAAAAAATTCAGTCATATAAGCGGTTTTAGGTACAAAACAACAAGGTATATGCTTAACACCTTGGAAACCGAAGGCGAATATAATCCGAACTTTATAGATTTTCAAACATTTTGGACTTATTACTTTAACTCAAAATTCAGTATAAACTTTTTAGCAAATATTTCGGATAATAATTTTCACTTTATACCTACAAGCGGAACAACTAATTTTGGTTCAATTCAAAGTTTAAAATCGTTATATATATCATATTTCGGGCAAGAAAGTGACAGATTTTTTTCTAATACTGAGGCAATATCGGTTAATTACCATCCTCATAAAGATTTAAATTTTACATTAAGTTTTTCAGGATTCAATGCCTACGAATCTGAGACTTTTGACATTATAGGTTTTTACAGTTTAAATGAACTGAATAAAGATATAGGTTCAGAAACAGCAGGTGACAGCATTTTAAACCTCGGAAACGGTGCATACATGAGGCATGCAAGAAACTACCTGAATATATTGAGTTTCAGCACAATGCAAACCGGATATTACAAAACAGAAAAGCATTATTTTAACTGGGGTTTAATTTATAAATATGAAAACATCAATGATAAAATTGATGAATGGAACTTGGAAGACTCTGCAAGTTATTCAATGCCTGTTAATTCTGACAATCTTTTAGTTTCTGAAAATATAAAAGCTGAAAATGAAATTATCAACCAAAGATTTACAGCTTACATTCAAGACAAATTAAATTTTGAATCTTTTCGTTTTCAATACGAATTTGTAGGAGGAATAAGAGCAAATTACAGCACATTTTCAGAAGAATTTTTATTAAGCCCCAGAATTGCAGTTGCGGCAAAATCATTTAATAAAAACAAACATGTTTTTCGATTTTCATCGGGTATATTTAATCAACCTGTTTTTTATAAAGAAATTCGTGATTTTAGCGGACAAGTTGTTAAAGATAAAAGTGCCCAAAAATCGGTTCATTATGTATTCGGATATAATTTCAAATTTAAGGCATTGGGCAGAAACATGAAATTATTTACCGAAATATATTATAAAGACCTTAAAAATATCATTCCGTTTGAAATGGATAATGTGAGGGTAAGATATTATGCAGATGTTAGAACTTCCGGTTATGTAGCCGGAATCGACACAAAACTTATGGGCGATTTTGTTCCCGGTCTTGATTCTTGGTTCAGTATGTCAGTTTTAAAAACCGAAGAAATGGTAAATACAGTTTCAAACGGAGCAGATACATTATATTACATTCCCAGACCGACAGACCAAAGATTTACCGCAAATTTATTTATCCAAGATTATGTTCCCGGCAATGAAAATTTTAAAGCTCATCTGAACCTTGTTTACGGTTCTTCTTTTCCCTTTGGTTTTCCGAAAAATATTGAAAGAAAAGCCATATCAAGATCTGCACCTTATCACAGAGTTGATTTAGGAGCATCAGCTGTTCTGATAAAAGAAGATAAAATTTATACAAACAAATTCTTAAAAAATATTAAATCTTTATGGTTAACTGTTGAAATATTTAATATGCTGGACATTCAAAATACAATATCATATCGGTGGATACATGTTGTGCCGAATACATCAGTTGCCGCAAATAATGTAAATAACAGTTATCCTGTTCCTGTTAAACTTACGGGAAGAAGATTCAATTTGAAGTTTACATTAAGAATTTAA
- a CDS encoding BatA domain-containing protein — MNFLYPTFLFALFAVLIPIIIHLFNFRTYKTVFFSNVQFLKDIKQETKSKSTLKHLLVLLMRILAIISLVFAFAQPYIPSGSQQKSAQINEIGIYIDNSFSTEAESKYGKISEIAKKKALQIADAYPENTNFYFITNDFEQKHQHFVSKEQVKEFIQDIKISPAVKTISNITNKISDFFNADFEENIKRAYIISDFQKTSTDINKLQNDSNINYVFIPLETENTNNLFIDSVWFNSPSRPLFQTDEINIKITNKSDEAFQEMPLNLFLNDTLKATGSYNIEPNESITKTLSFTNNKTGIINGRVEITDFPVTYDNNFFFNFNIEKQIDILIISNKTRNKYIEDVFSDIPEVKIIYKTEKTTDFEKLNNYDVVINDEINKLSPNLIQATYMYISDGGTCIIFPGINSDIQSYNELFNKLNLNYITGIDTSKIYAGRINYNADIFRNVFKKKEKNLDLPYILRRVKFSKQTFTDEETILFSEKNDKLISSSEYGAGKVYVFSQTADKKAGNLVFHPIWAPMIYNMAFYKNTSNKIYYTIGKDEVVKFNNQLENKEQALHIINKKRTFDIIPQVFITDNSKIKLFLNNSIQKAGHYTVSSDNKDIKGLSFNYNRAESDLAYYTSSEIKNAINENSLSSFSVTDENEELFSEIIKEQSIGKQLWKMFLIFALFFLLAEILIIRLLK; from the coding sequence ATGAACTTTCTGTATCCGACATTTTTATTTGCACTTTTTGCCGTTCTTATTCCGATTATTATACATCTGTTTAATTTTCGAACATATAAAACTGTTTTTTTCAGCAATGTCCAATTTTTAAAAGATATTAAACAAGAAACTAAATCAAAATCTACATTAAAACACTTGCTTGTTTTGTTAATGAGAATTTTAGCAATTATATCATTAGTTTTTGCCTTTGCCCAACCTTATATACCTTCAGGAAGCCAGCAAAAATCTGCACAAATAAATGAAATAGGAATATATATCGATAATTCTTTCAGCACCGAAGCAGAAAGCAAATACGGAAAAATATCAGAAATTGCAAAAAAGAAAGCTTTACAAATTGCAGATGCTTATCCTGAAAACACAAACTTCTATTTTATTACAAACGATTTCGAACAAAAACACCAACATTTTGTTTCAAAAGAACAAGTAAAAGAATTTATTCAAGACATAAAAATATCTCCTGCGGTTAAAACTATAAGCAATATTACAAATAAAATCTCAGACTTTTTTAATGCTGATTTTGAAGAAAATATAAAAAGAGCATATATAATTTCCGACTTCCAGAAAACAAGCACAGACATAAATAAACTGCAAAATGACAGCAACATCAATTATGTTTTTATTCCCTTAGAAACCGAAAACACAAACAATTTATTTATAGATTCGGTATGGTTCAATTCACCAAGCAGACCGCTTTTTCAAACTGATGAAATAAATATAAAAATTACTAATAAATCGGATGAAGCTTTTCAAGAGATGCCGTTAAACCTGTTTTTAAACGATACATTAAAAGCAACCGGAAGTTATAATATTGAACCGAATGAATCAATTACAAAAACATTAAGTTTCACAAACAATAAAACCGGTATTATTAACGGAAGAGTTGAGATAACTGATTTTCCTGTTACTTATGATAATAATTTTTTCTTTAATTTTAATATTGAAAAACAAATTGATATATTGATTATCAGCAATAAAACAAGGAATAAGTATATAGAAGATGTCTTTTCCGATATTCCTGAAGTCAAAATTATTTACAAAACTGAAAAAACAACTGATTTTGAAAAATTAAACAACTACGATGTAGTAATAAATGATGAAATAAATAAACTTTCCCCGAATTTAATTCAAGCAACATACATGTACATATCCGACGGAGGAACATGCATTATTTTTCCGGGGATTAACTCAGACATACAATCTTACAATGAGTTGTTTAACAAGTTAAATCTTAACTATATTACGGGAATTGATACTTCAAAAATTTATGCGGGACGTATTAACTATAATGCCGATATATTCCGAAATGTATTTAAAAAGAAAGAAAAAAATCTTGATTTACCTTACATTTTAAGAAGAGTAAAATTCAGCAAACAAACATTTACCGATGAGGAAACAATACTTTTCTCAGAAAAAAACGATAAATTAATAAGTTCTTCCGAATACGGTGCAGGAAAAGTTTATGTATTTTCACAAACAGCAGATAAAAAAGCGGGGAATTTGGTATTTCATCCAATTTGGGCACCTATGATTTATAATATGGCTTTTTATAAAAACACAAGCAATAAAATTTATTATACGATAGGTAAAGACGAAGTTGTTAAATTTAACAATCAACTTGAAAATAAAGAACAAGCCCTGCATATTATTAATAAAAAAAGAACATTTGATATTATTCCTCAAGTTTTCATAACCGATAATTCAAAAATAAAATTATTTTTAAATAACAGCATTCAAAAAGCAGGACATTATACAGTTTCATCTGACAATAAAGATATTAAAGGGCTTTCATTTAATTACAACAGAGCCGAGTCAGATTTAGCATATTATACAAGTTCTGAAATAAAAAATGCAATTAACGAAAATTCTTTATCAAGTTTTTCCGTAACGGATGAAAATGAAGAACTTTTTTCTGAAATAATTAAAGAGCAAAGCATAGGAAAGCAATTGTGGAAAATGTTTTTAATTTTTGCATTATTCTTTTTACTTGCCGAAATACTGATTATACGATTGTTAAAATAA
- a CDS encoding bifunctional oligoribonuclease/PAP phosphatase NrnA, with the protein MRDFFKNNINKFNELFQVSKKIVIIGHHNPDGDALGGSLGLYNTLLNTKHGVSVIMPSKPTDFLLWMPNSEEIIVFNEKEEDATVKLNDADIIFCIDFNEASRTERAEDILRDAKGIKILIDHHPGPQVDAEFILSDTSVSSASELVYEFINNTVLKDFFEKDAATCIYTGIMTDTLNFSVNSSRQETFKIAGKLLSFGIDKDFIYDKVYNNFSINRLKLVGYLLYKKMEVIEKHNIAYIVFTKEEQQKFNFTEGDHEGIVNMPLSVSGIRASVIAIEHDNFIKLSLRSKGDVDVNKLSRKYFNGGGHKNAAGGKIYKPIEKAETYLNKSIDEFYS; encoded by the coding sequence GTGAGAGATTTTTTTAAAAATAATATAAATAAGTTTAACGAATTATTTCAGGTAAGCAAAAAGATTGTAATTATAGGGCATCATAATCCTGACGGTGATGCCTTGGGAGGTTCTTTGGGTTTATATAATACATTGTTGAATACGAAACATGGTGTTTCTGTAATTATGCCTTCGAAACCGACAGATTTTTTATTGTGGATGCCGAATTCGGAAGAAATAATTGTTTTTAATGAGAAAGAGGAAGATGCAACAGTAAAATTGAATGATGCCGATATTATTTTTTGCATTGATTTTAACGAAGCAAGCAGAACGGAACGAGCAGAAGATATATTGAGAGACGCAAAAGGCATAAAAATTTTAATTGATCATCATCCCGGACCGCAGGTTGATGCAGAATTCATACTTTCTGATACATCGGTAAGTTCGGCTTCCGAACTTGTTTATGAGTTTATTAATAATACAGTTTTAAAAGATTTTTTCGAAAAAGATGCTGCAACATGTATTTATACAGGAATAATGACTGACACTTTAAATTTTTCAGTAAATTCTTCAAGGCAGGAAACATTTAAAATAGCAGGAAAATTGTTGTCATTCGGAATTGATAAAGATTTTATTTATGATAAAGTATATAATAATTTTTCAATTAATCGTTTAAAACTTGTGGGTTACCTTCTTTATAAAAAGATGGAAGTTATTGAAAAACACAATATTGCATACATTGTTTTCACAAAAGAAGAGCAGCAAAAATTTAACTTTACTGAGGGCGACCATGAAGGAATCGTGAATATGCCTTTATCGGTTTCAGGAATAAGGGCTTCGGTTATTGCAATTGAGCATGATAATTTTATCAAATTGTCTTTGCGTTCAAAAGGTGATGTTGATGTTAATAAGTTATCACGAAAATACTTTAACGGAGGAGGACATAAAAATGCTGCAGGAGGAAAGATTTATAAGCCAATTGAAAAGGCAGAAACTTATTTAAATAAATCAATCGATGAATTCTATTCTTAA
- a CDS encoding secondary thiamine-phosphate synthase enzyme YjbQ yields the protein MIQQKEIILDRYKRGFHLITHIIEKELHNFSGNGLLNVFIKHTSAGLMLNENADPSVRVDFENILNRMIPENEDYYTHIFEGSDDMPSHVKSALTGSSVTIPITDGQLNLGTWQGIYLCEFRNRGGNRKLVITIYS from the coding sequence TTGATTCAACAGAAAGAAATTATTTTAGACAGGTATAAAAGAGGTTTTCATTTAATAACTCATATTATTGAAAAGGAACTTCACAATTTTTCAGGTAACGGTTTATTGAATGTTTTCATTAAACATACATCAGCAGGTTTAATGCTTAATGAAAATGCTGATCCGTCTGTTCGTGTTGATTTTGAGAATATCTTGAACAGAATGATTCCTGAGAACGAAGATTATTACACACATATTTTTGAAGGTTCGGATGATATGCCGTCTCATGTAAAATCAGCATTAACAGGTAGTTCTGTTACAATTCCGATTACCGACGGACAATTAAATTTAGGAACTTGGCAAGGAATTTATTTATGTGAATTCAGAAACAGGGGAGGAAACAGAAAATTAGTTATTACAATTTATTCGTAG